The sequence CTGCATGGCACTAGATATTTACGCCTTGCCCTTGGCGTTTAAATTTACATCTCCTGGCCCGATTTTTGTGCAATTGGGGCCAATCACGATCCGCTGGTACGGCTTGTTAATTGCTACAGCAGTATTAATTGGCGTGACTCTTTCTCAGTACCTGGCAAAGCGCCGTAATGTTAATCCAGAGTTGATCAGTGATTTGTCAATTTGGCTGGTTATTGGGGCAATTCCAGCAGCACGGCTATATTATGTTTTGTTTGAGTGGTCAAAATACGCCCAGAACCCAGGAAGCATCTTTGCTATTTGGGAAGGAGGGATTGCTATTCATGGGGCAATTCTTGGTGGTATTCTGGCGGCTTTAATCTTTGCTAAACTCAAACGGGTTTCTTTCTGGCTACTGACAGATTTGGTGGCTCCTTCGCTGATTTTGGGACAGGCGATTGGACGTTGGGGCAATTTTTTTAACTCTGAAGCTTTTGGCGCTCCTACGAATTTACCCTGGAAGCTATATATTCCCCCAGAGCGTCGTCCCCCAGAATTAGCTAATTTTGAATACTTTCATCCTACCTTCCTTTATGAATCTCTGTGGGATTTAATGGTTTTTGCTTTGCTGATGACGTTGTTCTTTCGGAGTTTGCGGGGTAAACCATCTATCAAAACAGGTACGTTGTTTATGGTTTACTTAGCAGCCTACAGCCTGGGACGCCTGTGGATTGAAGGTCTGCGAACTGATAGCCTAATGCTTGGGCCGCTGCGAATCGCACAATTGGTAAGTTTACTGGGAATTGTTTTGGGATTAGCCGGATTAGCGTGGCTTTACATAGCTAAACGTCCATTACCAGATGTAGTTTCTACTCTCCAAGTTGATAAAGAGAGAGGGAGATAGGGAGAGTGGGAGAGTGGAAGATGGGGAGATGGGGAGAAAATAATTCAAAATTCAAAATTCAAAATTAAGAATCTTTTTGACTTTTGAATGCGTGAATGCGTGAATGCGTGACTTGTTACGCCACCAACCAACAACCACTAACAAATAACAAATAACCAATAACCAATGACCAATGACCAATGACCAAAAAATAAAAAATGCCCCAGAGTTATCTCCAGGGCTTAACCAGGGTGCATCTACCATTCACCTCTACTAGATATAGGGAGTCGATCCGGAAAGATACTGAGAAAATCCCAAAAAATTTTTTTGAAAAATAGCTATCTACTCTTTTATGCGTGAAAACACTACAAAGTTATGTGCTGATAAAAGCAACAAAAACTTAAAATCTGCCGTATATATTGTGGGAGCAGGCCCAGGAGATCCTGATTTATTAACTATTAAGGCACAAAAACTGTTGATGGCTGCGGATGTGATTTTATTTGCTGACTCTTTAGTACCTCAACAAATTTTAGATTTTTGTCGCCAAGATGCGGAGATCGTTCGGACTGCAAATAAGACTTTAGAAGAGATTTTGCCACTGATGATCGAACGAGTGCGATCGCACCAGTCTGTTGTTCGCCTTCATTCTGGCGATCCTAGTCTCTATAGTGCCATCCACGAGCAAATGTACCTCTTGGCAGAGGCAGACATCCCTTTTGAAGTTGTCCCAGGTATCAGCGCTTTTCAAGCCGCTGCTGCCAAACTCAAAGTAGAACTGACTGTTCCCGGTTTAGTTCAAACAATCATCCTGACTCGCATTAGCGGACGCACAGAAGTTCCCCCAACAGAAGAATTAGCTTCTCTCGCCGCCCATCAGGCTAGCCTCTGCCTTTATCTGAGTGCGCGTCACATCGAAGCAGCCCAAGCCAAATTACTCGAACACTATGGTGCTGATACTCCTGTGGCAATTTGCTATCGTCTTGGCTGGCCCGATGAAAAAATCTGGGTTGTCCCCCTTGACAAAATGGCAAATTATACCCATGAAGAAAATCTAATTCGCACCACACTTTATGTGATTAGTCCTGCACTAGGAGAAGTAATCGGGCGATCGCGTCTATATCACCCCGAACATACTCATCTATTTCGTCCCAGAGGATAACCACCTTCTACCAAAAGATGCCTGTACTACAGCTCCTCCTGTTCGTTACACTGAGCAATGTGGAAAAAATATCAGGTAGATTAACCGATGCTTGACGAACAGGCGAAAAAAACAATGCTGTTGAAAATACCCCACGGATTGTATATCTGTGGTGTTAAAGATGGGGAAGAAATCAACGGCTTTACAGCTAGCTGGTTAATGCAGGCTTCATTTAAACCCCCCCTGGTTGTAAATTGTGTCAATCAAAACTCCATTTCTCATCAAATGATTAAAAACAGTGGGGTATTTGCAATTAGCTTTTTGGAAGAAGAACAAAAAGATTTAGCGCAAAAGTTCTTCAAGCGGATGCGTCGGGTTGGCAATAAATTCGAGGATGTAGAATTTTATCTAGGTGAAACAGGTTGTCCGATTATTTCGGACTCTTTGGGATATATCGAGTGTCAAGTCGTCGATGCAGTATCTAAAGGCGATCACACTGTCTTTGTTGGTGAAGTGATAGCTGCTGGTATTCACCGTGAAGGTAAACAGCTGCTATTGGAAACTACAGGTTGGCAGTATGGGGGTTAAATAGTTAGTGGTTAGTGGTTAGTGGTTAGTGGTTCATAGAAAAACCATCAACGACCAACAAACAACAACCAACAATCAACAATCAACAACCAACAATTAACTAAAATCCAAAATTTGTGTTATGCCTTTGATAAAAGTACAATCTTCTGTATCTGCGTCTGAAAAAGCTGAAGTTGAGGCAATGCTCAAAAACTTATCAGCGAAGTTAGCTAAACATACCGGAAAACCCGAATCCTATGTAATGACAGCTTTTGAAGCGGGGGTTCCGATGACGTTTGCAGGCAATACAGATCCAGTTTGCTATGTAGAAATTAAAAGTGTGGGTACAATGAAGCCAGAACAAACTCAAGTGATGAGTCAGGACTTTTGCCAGGAGATTAATCAAGCGCTGGGTGTACCTAAAAATCGAATTTATATTGAGTTTAACGATGCCAAAGGGTATATGTGGGGCTGGAATGGCACGACTTTTGGTTGATTGTTTTTCAAATTAATTTCTTTCTAATTTACAGTTGAATTTTAGATAAATTTCTTTAAAATCGGGTTTTTCATATAAATTATTCAAAAACCCGGTTATTTTATGCTTGTAAATAAAATTATATTATGCAAATTGAAATTCCCATTCAGCACAAAGCTACCCAGTTAACCCCAGCTTTGAGTGAGAAGCTGTAGGATAGAGATCCGGCACACACTTAATAATTTCCTATGTCTGCTACTTCTGTTTTGTCCCAGATTGACTCACCCATCCAAACAATAGCAATTCCTCCGCTACTAGGTGCTTCGGTGGCGGAGTTAACTGCTTGGGTGCAGCAGCAGGGACAACCCGCTTACCGAGGCAAGCAGCTGCATGATTGGATCTACAACAAGGGAGTGCGATCGCTTGCTGATGTTTCTGTCTTTCCCAAACAATGGCGTGCAGAAGTCGCAGATATTCCCATTGGACGTTCTACCATACACTACCGCTCTGTTGCTCCCGATGGTACTGTCAAATATCTTCTGCAACTGGCAGATGGATTTATCATTGAAACTGTCGGCATCCCTACCTATCGGAGAGGGGGAGAGTGGGAGAGTGGGAGAGGGGGGGAAAATCCCAAATCCTTAGAAAGATTGACGGTTTGCGTCTCAACTCAGGTAGGTTGTCCGATGGCGTGTGATTTCTGTGCCACTGGTAAAGGCGGCTATAAGCGCAATTTGACACGGCACGAAATTGTCGATCAGGTGTTGACGGTTCAAGAAGATTTTCAGCAAAGGGTTAGCAACGTTGTATTTATGGGTATGGGTGAACCGTTGCTGAATACAGATAATGTCCTTGCAGCCATCAAATCCCTTAATCAAGATGTGGGCATTGGACAGCGTTGCATGACTGTTTCTACAGTGGGGATACGCGATCGCATCCGTCAGTTTGCCCAACACGAACTGCAAGTTACCCTAGCGGTGAGTCTCCACGCACCTAACCAAGCACTGCGGGAAAAACTCATTCCTACTGCCCGCGCCTTCAAGATTGATGATTTACTGGCCGAATGTCGAGAATATGTAGAAATCACAGGACGCAGGGTTACTTTTGAATATATTCTCCTTGCCGGTGTCAACGATCTGCCAGAACACGCTGCCGAACTGGCAAAAAGGCTGCGAGGGTTCCAAACCCATGTTAATTTAATACCCTACAATCCTATTTCGGAAGTTGACTACAAACGCCCTAACCGCGATCGCATTCAAGCCTTTGTCAAAGTCCTCAAACAACATCATATCGCTGTCAGCGTGCGTTATTCTCGTGGTTTAGAAGCAGATGCCGCTTGTGGACAGTTGCGGGCAAGCAAGCAATAGGTATGAGTAGTTAGTAGTTAGTAGTTAGTAGTTAGTAGTTATTTGTTTACCACTATCCACTATCCACTATCCACTAACCTAATTATCGAGGTGCATAAATTCCAGGGGCATAAGCCTCAATTACTTTCCCTGTACGCGTGCAACATACCATCAAATAATCACAGTGTTGGCATTGTGTCCGCGTCAATTGGCTATCAGAAATATAATATCTTTCACCTTCACTGCCACAATTTGGACAGTGAATGTTTTGTGCTATATGCATTGTAAAATCCCTGGATATCATGATGATATTTTGTTTATAAAAACAGCAGGTCAATTCAACTAGTTAATCTTTTGGTTTTCCATTTTTAACCAAAAGCAATATTTTATTTTCTGGCTTTACATCAAAATAGCCTAGAAAGTTTGAGAGATGTTAATTTTTTTTATTATCTTAAGATTTACACTATTTAATCATCCAACTTTAGATATAAAACTTTTTATTTATGTTCCAGCCTATTATAGATTTGCTGATCCCCACCGATAATGCCTTGAGATTACTAAACTTGTAATCATTTGAATTTGGATTTACTGGTAGAAGCTATACCAACTTCTGGGAGTAAGACAGAAGTTTTTGCGTTTAGTACTGACCTTACCTCGTGACTGCAAAAAGAGTATATCAACGCGAATTATGGATGAGATGCTTCTATAAGACAGAATGTTAGTCACAAATAGATAAAAAACTAACAAATTTTTGGTTTGAGTAACAAAATGTAAATTTTAAGTTGAGACTTGCTTTTTATTGCTATTGAAATTGTGATTTAACTATCGCAATAAAATTTAAGAAAAAATTCAAAAAAAAGATGAATTTTATTTAGCTGTGTTTGCTAATCTAATGATTAGTAATGGGTAATGGGTAATGGGTAATGGGTATTGGGTTTCCCCAATAATCAATTACCCATGATTTCTTCTCAGGTGTTCTTCAGCATAATCAAAGAATTAGCATTGGATATATATCTCTCAAGAAGGATGAAAATAATCATAAATTTCTTGAGCCAAACGTGAACCAATGCCCGGCACTTCAGCTATTTGTGTAGGTGTGGCCTGCCGAATATAGTCAACAGAGCGAAAATACCCCAAAAGCTGCTTTTGGCGATAGTGTCCTAAACCAGGAATTTCATCTAAACGCGATCGCTTCAATTTATCGCTGCGTTGCTGACGGTGAAAACTCACAGCAAATCGATGCGCTTCATCTCGCAACCGTCGCAAAAGTTGTACTCCCGGTTGTTCTGCGTCGGTTGCAAGTGGTTCAGACTCTCCTGGTAGAAAGATCTCTTCTCGCTTTTTGGCAAGACTGACGACACGCAAGTCTTCCAATAAATTCATTTCTTGCAAGACTGCTACAACCGAGGATAACTGACCTTTGCCGCCATCGATCATAATTAAATCCGGCCAGTCAGGATTTCCAATTCGTGCCAATTTTGGATCTTCAGCATACTTGCGGAAGCGACGCCCAATAACTTCGGCGAGACTAGCAAAATCATCAGAGTGTCCGACTGTGACTGTGGGATTTTTAATTTTGTAGTGCCGATAGTGCTGTTTGGCGGGCAAACCATCGATAAACACAACTTGAGAAGCTACAGCATTTGACCCCTGGATGTGGGAAATGTCATAACCTTCGATGCGGCGGGGTAAGTCAGGTAAATCGAGGATGGTGGCTAAATCTTCTATTGCCTGTTGGTTGCGATCGCTCAATTTTTGCATTCTTTGCAATTCATACTGAGCATTTCGCTCTACCATCTCGATCAATTCTGCCTTAGTTTGCCGCTGAGGAGCCACAATCGTTACTTTTCTGCCTTTACGCTGCGTCAGCACATCCCCCAGTATCTCTGGTTCTGGCAATGCGTACTGCACCAAAATTTCTGTAGGAATTTCCACTGCATCGGCAGTTTGGTAGTGTTCCTCCAAGACGCGTTGTAAGATTGCTCCCAGTTCTAAGGGAGGAGTGGGAGAGGGGGAGGAGACTTCGGCGATGAAAGCAAGGCGACCAACTAATTGCCCAGCACGAATTTGGAATAATTGAATGCAGGCGTGTTGGGTGTCGGCTGCTAAAGCGATCGCATCTCGGGAAACAGTATCATCCGGTAAAGACACTTTCTGATCCGCTGTCAGAGATTGTAACCCAGCAATTTGGTCGCGAATCCGCGCCGCTGCTTCAAAGTTCAGCGCTTCTGCTTGTTTGTGCATTTGTTCTGTAAGGACGTCGATGAGTTCACTGCTTCGTCCTTGGAACACCATCGCTACTTTTTGCACGGTTTTGCGGTATTCTTCAGGAGTAATTAGCGATTGACACACACCTGGACAGCGCCCTAAATCGAAATTCAAGCAAGGACGGTCTTTAAAAAGTGGTTGGGGTCGTTGTCGCAGGGGGAATATCCGCTTACACAAGCGCAAGATTTCCCGCAGTAAGTGAGCATCAGTATAAGGGCCGTAGTATTTATCTTTTTGGTTGCCTAACTGGCGTTTGCGGGTGATATAGATACGCGGGTAGTCTTCTGACCAAGTGATGCAAATGTAGGGGTATTTTTTATCATCTTTCAGCAGCACGTTGAAGTATGGTTGGTGCTGCTTGATCAGGTTAGCTTCTAACGCCAAGGCTTCAGATTCTGTATCGGTGACGATAAATTCAATTTCTGTCACCTGCCTTGTCATTGTGGCAATACGTTCGGTCAGTTTTTGTGATTCTCGAAAATAAGAACGGACACGCGATCGCAGTTTTCGTGATTTACCTATATATATAATGCGATCGCTCCCATCTCGCATCAAATAAACTCCCGGTTCCGACGGAATTTCAGCAAGACGGTTTTCTAGACGTTCTAGATCTTTTACTAGTGGCAGTGTTTGAGCAGATGTTGTCACAACCAGATTTTGGTAATTTTACAATTTACCTATATATATTTTAAGTAAAAATACTGTTCTTGGTTGTTGATTTGATATTTTCCCTTCTGCTTGATGGCTTCTACTTAGTTATAAACGAAGCTTTACCAGAGCCTCAATATCTCTTGTTGATTAAGTCTGTAATTTCCATAAAAAATATATGTTCATAGGTTTATTATCCTTTCATCTTCAGATATTTAATTGGTTTTTAATTTGGGCATAAAGTTTTTTATTCAATTAGGTAATCCCTTATTTTCCAACCAACATCTATTTTTTTATCTTTAATTTTTTAATTTTCCTATAAAGTCGTCTACTGTTTATAATTTAGAGACTATTTATAAAGTAAATCTTAACTTGGTAGTAGCGTGACCGGGCTAATTTGGTGCATAAATATAAATCTTGTGGTGTGGACATCTTGTCCGCATCGGACGGGCTAGAAGCCCATCCCACAAGAAAGCTATAATGCATCGTTTTACCCTTGTCATGCCAGTATTAGCGCGTCTACTCTAATACTTTTTTAATAAAATTCAATATTTATTATATAGATGCTTTAAAAAACATTAAGCAGAATAACGGATTTATAAACTACTATATGTATATTATGATTTATTTTATATCAAAAACATATTTAAATTAGGAATAAATAATGAATATACAAGATTTTGAATCTCAATATCGCGATGCTATGGCTGACACTCTCAACGAGTTGCAAGCAGCTATGTTAATGTTAGCTCAAGTACAAATTAAAATATCTAAAATTGGTAATAATGTACAAAATTTAAGTCAGGTTTTTGAAGAATTCATGACTCAACAAAAAACAGAATAATCTATCTTTTCAGACAACTTTTATATACGCTTACAAGCTAACTCTTCTTCAATTGCTAGAATCAATTCGGTCAGATTTACAGGTTTAACAAAGTAACGACGAGCGCCTAATTTCATGGCTCGTTCCTGATCTGACTTAAAAGCAAAAGCTGATACCACAAACACGGGTATGCATGATAAATTTGTTTCTTGCTGGATTTTCTCTAAGAGAGAATAACCATCAATATCTGGTAATTTTAAATCTAATAAAATTAGATCTGGTTGGAATTTATCTATGGTTGCAAAAAAATTAGCCCCCTCTGGCAAAGCTTGGACTTCATATCTATAATAACTTAGATAATCACTAAGCAACATTCTATTGATATCATTATCCTCAATTAGTAGAATTCTTCTACTTATAAGTGATTGAAATTGCTGTTTAATAGTAAGTAATTGCGCTGACATCTCTACCTATTCATTTTTGCACAAAAGTCAACAATTATTGCCAAAATTTAAAACCACTCTCGTCTTTAAAAGCTATTAATATTATTAAAATCAATATATCTCCATCAGTACTGATTGCTTACTAGATATTATCCTAAAATACAAACTTAGGCTAAAGTTAAACTTTTTTGAGTAAAAATTGAGAAACTTGTGGTAATTTTTCTTTTTTTAATTACTCACAGCGAATCTTTGTAGGTACTATACCTCAGTGATGTGGTGGCAAATAATCCAGAGGTGTCTTTGTCTGTTAGAAGATTCTACTAGGATAAGCCATAAATTTATAAATACCAGTATTCTCATTTTTCTACGGTTGTATGAAACCACCCTGCCTCCTCGCTTGCGTGGAGGGGGTAGGGGGTGGGGTTCTACTTCAAATCGTAACCAAACAAATTCGGGTCAACTTCCCCTAACTGCAAATCTGCCAAACCATACTCAGCCCAGCGCCTCTCAACCATCGCCGCCACTTCCGGATCTGACTCCAAAGGCGCACCCCATTCGTGTTCGGTTTCCGGCGGAATTTTCGTAGTAGCATCAATTCCCATACGTCCGCCCAAACCAATCTTTTCACTGGCAAAATCCAAACTATCAAAGGGCGTATTCGGCAGAATAAATACATCCCGTGTGGGGTCAACTTTAGAACTAATTGCCCACACCACTTGACGCGGATCTCTAATATTGATGTCCTTATCGACCACAATCACAAACTTGGTGTATGTAAACTGCGGTAAGGCACTCCAAAACGCCAATGCTGCCCGTCGTGCTTGCCCAGGATAGGCTTTATCAATAGATATAATCGCCGCTTTGTAACTCAAAGCCTCCATTGGCAAGAAGAAATCCACGATTTCAGAAACTTGTTGCCGCAGAATCGGAGTATAAATACGATTGAGGGCGATCGCCATCATTGCTTCTTCTTTCGGTGGACGCCCGCTAAATGTGGTTAAATAAATCGGGTCTTTGCGCTGCGTCATGCAGTGGAAGCGAATCAAAGGCGAATCTTCCACACCACCGTAATAACCCATGTGATCGCCAAAAGGGCCATCTGGCAAAACTTCCCCTGGTGTTATCGTCCCTTCCAAGACAATTTCGGAATCGGCGGGAACTTCCAAATTTACAGTTTTGCACTTTGCTAACTGCACGCCTGCACCGCCGTAAAGTCCAGCAAACAGCCACTCAGATAAATCTACTGGAATCGGTGTAGCAGCCGCCATGATAATTAAAGGATCTACACCAAGAGCGATCGCTACTTCTAATTTTTTCCCACGTTCTGCTGCTTTGCGTAAATGTCTTGCCCCACCCCGCACCGATAACCAGTGAACGGTCATGGTATTGTGAGATTGGAGTTGTAAGCGATACACACCTACATTTGGCGTACCCGTCTCGCAATCTTTAGTAATCACAAGCCCCAGCGTGATAATCTTGCCAGCATCACCAAGATAAGGACGTATAAAAGGTAACTTATTTAAATCTAAATCTTCCCCTTGCATGACTACTTGCTGACAAGCAGGGAAAAAATCTCGTCCTGGTTTCGCCTTCAATACGTCAAACAGCACCTTTCCAAAATCTATCGCCTGAGAAATCTTCTTTGGCGGTTTGGGTTGTTGCAGCATCGCCAACTTTTTCCCCAGTTCCTCCAACTCTTGGGGATGCTGCATATTCATCGCCCAGCAGATCCTTTCCACCGTCCCCATCAGGTTGATTGCTACAGGTATGGATGAACCTTTGACGTTTTCAAACAGCAACGCCGGACCACCTTTTTGCAGCATCCGGTTGGAAATTTCCGCAATTTCTAAATCTGGGTCAACTGGCGCTGTAATTCGCCGTAATTGTCCCTTTTCTTCCACAAGCTTGATAAATCCTCGTAAATCTCTTGCCATTGTTTTAGAAAAATTTTTAAGAACTATGAAGCGCTCCTTTTTATTATCTTATTCCCAAGCCTCTAACCTTACTTCTGTGAAAGTGTGAGCAACACAAATAAGATTTTGCTTGGTGTCTTTGTGTCTTGGTGGTGAAAAAATGTCTTTATTAAACCACTAAGACACTAAGACACCAAGATTGAAATGTCTTTTCGCCCAACCTTAACAGGGTATCCCTAGCTTTTAGCCGCTAGTCTAAGATTAAGGTAAAAAGTAAATGGCATGGAGCTTCAAACAATGTCTAAAATTACTCCAGCTGCCTTAGTACTGGCAACAGTGATTTTCTACCCATCAATAACGCTGTCACAAACCCCAAGCGACGGACGCAGCACTACGCCTCAACCAGGTTGCTTGTCTGGTTATTCTGATGGTACATATCGCGGTTCGCGCCCAGTAACTCGCTATGAATTTGCTGCTGGCATGAATGCTTGTTTAAATCAGGTGAATGAACTGATTCCCAATAGGGCTAACTTGGCAACGAAAGCAGACTTTGAGGTTTTGATTAAGCGGCAACTAGAGTTAAATAGACAACTTCGAGAACTTAATCAGCGAGTTGATAATATTCAAAAATGATTTTTTTTCAATCGACCACCGATACACACAGATCATGAATCAACAACGCGAGTTGCCCGATTGGAATAATTTGTATCAAGAACGCCAAGTTGAAACTATGCCTTGGTACAATCCGAATCTTGATGTGGATCTTGAGCAAGCCTTAATAAAGCTAAATATCCAAACAGGGACGGTATTGGATCTTGGTACTGGGCCGGGTACGCAGGCGATCGCCTTAGCTAAACGGGGTTTTCAAGTTACTGCTACAGATATTTCCCAAGCAGCTGTGAGTCAGGCTGAAAGTAAAGCTAAAGAACAAGGTCTAAGTATTTCTTTTAGACAGGATGATATTTTTAATACTCACCTTAACCAAGAGTTTGACTTTGTGTTTGACCGGGGCTGTTTCCATGTATTTAATCCTGATTTAAGGCAAGACTACGTTCGTATTGTACATGGTTTAATCAAGCCCAAAGGTTACTTGTTCCTAAAATGCTTTAGCCATTTGGAAACAAGGGAAGGGGGCCCCTATCGATTTACACCCGAAGAAATTACAGAAATTTTTGGCGATCGCTTCAATGTTATATCTATTCATGAAACGGTTTACCAGGGTACTTTAGACCCACTGCCACGAGCATTATTTAGTATTTTGGAAAAATATTGAACCCTGTTTAAATACTGGCAGACAAGCTTCAATAACTATCCTCAGCGAGAAATGAGTTGCTTCTACCCTCTGAAATAACTTCTTG is a genomic window of Fischerella sp. PCC 9605 containing:
- the cobM gene encoding precorrin-4 C(11)-methyltransferase produces the protein MRENTTKLCADKSNKNLKSAVYIVGAGPGDPDLLTIKAQKLLMAADVILFADSLVPQQILDFCRQDAEIVRTANKTLEEILPLMIERVRSHQSVVRLHSGDPSLYSAIHEQMYLLAEADIPFEVVPGISAFQAAAAKLKVELTVPGLVQTIILTRISGRTEVPPTEELASLAAHQASLCLYLSARHIEAAQAKLLEHYGADTPVAICYRLGWPDEKIWVVPLDKMANYTHEENLIRTTLYVISPALGEVIGRSRLYHPEHTHLFRPRG
- the rlmN gene encoding 23S rRNA (adenine(2503)-C(2))-methyltransferase RlmN — encoded protein: MSATSVLSQIDSPIQTIAIPPLLGASVAELTAWVQQQGQPAYRGKQLHDWIYNKGVRSLADVSVFPKQWRAEVADIPIGRSTIHYRSVAPDGTVKYLLQLADGFIIETVGIPTYRRGGEWESGRGGENPKSLERLTVCVSTQVGCPMACDFCATGKGGYKRNLTRHEIVDQVLTVQEDFQQRVSNVVFMGMGEPLLNTDNVLAAIKSLNQDVGIGQRCMTVSTVGIRDRIRQFAQHELQVTLAVSLHAPNQALREKLIPTARAFKIDDLLAECREYVEITGRRVTFEYILLAGVNDLPEHAAELAKRLRGFQTHVNLIPYNPISEVDYKRPNRDRIQAFVKVLKQHHIAVSVRYSRGLEADAACGQLRASKQ
- a CDS encoding S-layer homology domain-containing protein, whose translation is MSKITPAALVLATVIFYPSITLSQTPSDGRSTTPQPGCLSGYSDGTYRGSRPVTRYEFAAGMNACLNQVNELIPNRANLATKADFEVLIKRQLELNRQLRELNQRVDNIQK
- the uvrC gene encoding excinuclease ABC subunit UvrC; this translates as MTTSAQTLPLVKDLERLENRLAEIPSEPGVYLMRDGSDRIIYIGKSRKLRSRVRSYFRESQKLTERIATMTRQVTEIEFIVTDTESEALALEANLIKQHQPYFNVLLKDDKKYPYICITWSEDYPRIYITRKRQLGNQKDKYYGPYTDAHLLREILRLCKRIFPLRQRPQPLFKDRPCLNFDLGRCPGVCQSLITPEEYRKTVQKVAMVFQGRSSELIDVLTEQMHKQAEALNFEAAARIRDQIAGLQSLTADQKVSLPDDTVSRDAIALAADTQHACIQLFQIRAGQLVGRLAFIAEVSSPSPTPPLELGAILQRVLEEHYQTADAVEIPTEILVQYALPEPEILGDVLTQRKGRKVTIVAPQRQTKAELIEMVERNAQYELQRMQKLSDRNQQAIEDLATILDLPDLPRRIEGYDISHIQGSNAVASQVVFIDGLPAKQHYRHYKIKNPTVTVGHSDDFASLAEVIGRRFRKYAEDPKLARIGNPDWPDLIMIDGGKGQLSSVVAVLQEMNLLEDLRVVSLAKKREEIFLPGESEPLATDAEQPGVQLLRRLRDEAHRFAVSFHRQQRSDKLKRSRLDEIPGLGHYRQKQLLGYFRSVDYIRQATPTQIAEVPGIGSRLAQEIYDYFHPS
- a CDS encoding flavin reductase family protein; the protein is MLDEQAKKTMLLKIPHGLYICGVKDGEEINGFTASWLMQASFKPPLVVNCVNQNSISHQMIKNSGVFAISFLEEEQKDLAQKFFKRMRRVGNKFEDVEFYLGETGCPIISDSLGYIECQVVDAVSKGDHTVFVGEVIAAGIHREGKQLLLETTGWQYGG
- the lgt gene encoding prolipoprotein diacylglyceryl transferase produces the protein MALDIYALPLAFKFTSPGPIFVQLGPITIRWYGLLIATAVLIGVTLSQYLAKRRNVNPELISDLSIWLVIGAIPAARLYYVLFEWSKYAQNPGSIFAIWEGGIAIHGAILGGILAALIFAKLKRVSFWLLTDLVAPSLILGQAIGRWGNFFNSEAFGAPTNLPWKLYIPPERRPPELANFEYFHPTFLYESLWDLMVFALLMTLFFRSLRGKPSIKTGTLFMVYLAAYSLGRLWIEGLRTDSLMLGPLRIAQLVSLLGIVLGLAGLAWLYIAKRPLPDVVSTLQVDKERGR
- a CDS encoding phenylpyruvate tautomerase MIF-related protein, which translates into the protein MPLIKVQSSVSASEKAEVEAMLKNLSAKLAKHTGKPESYVMTAFEAGVPMTFAGNTDPVCYVEIKSVGTMKPEQTQVMSQDFCQEINQALGVPKNRIYIEFNDAKGYMWGWNGTTFG
- a CDS encoding UbiD family decarboxylase gives rise to the protein MARDLRGFIKLVEEKGQLRRITAPVDPDLEIAEISNRMLQKGGPALLFENVKGSSIPVAINLMGTVERICWAMNMQHPQELEELGKKLAMLQQPKPPKKISQAIDFGKVLFDVLKAKPGRDFFPACQQVVMQGEDLDLNKLPFIRPYLGDAGKIITLGLVITKDCETGTPNVGVYRLQLQSHNTMTVHWLSVRGGARHLRKAAERGKKLEVAIALGVDPLIIMAAATPIPVDLSEWLFAGLYGGAGVQLAKCKTVNLEVPADSEIVLEGTITPGEVLPDGPFGDHMGYYGGVEDSPLIRFHCMTQRKDPIYLTTFSGRPPKEEAMMAIALNRIYTPILRQQVSEIVDFFLPMEALSYKAAIISIDKAYPGQARRAALAFWSALPQFTYTKFVIVVDKDINIRDPRQVVWAISSKVDPTRDVFILPNTPFDSLDFASEKIGLGGRMGIDATTKIPPETEHEWGAPLESDPEVAAMVERRWAEYGLADLQLGEVDPNLFGYDLK
- a CDS encoding class I SAM-dependent methyltransferase, with protein sequence MNQQRELPDWNNLYQERQVETMPWYNPNLDVDLEQALIKLNIQTGTVLDLGTGPGTQAIALAKRGFQVTATDISQAAVSQAESKAKEQGLSISFRQDDIFNTHLNQEFDFVFDRGCFHVFNPDLRQDYVRIVHGLIKPKGYLFLKCFSHLETREGGPYRFTPEEITEIFGDRFNVISIHETVYQGTLDPLPRALFSILEKY
- a CDS encoding transposase, which produces MHIAQNIHCPNCGSEGERYYISDSQLTRTQCQHCDYLMVCCTRTGKVIEAYAPGIYAPR
- a CDS encoding response regulator, whose product is MSAQLLTIKQQFQSLISRRILLIEDNDINRMLLSDYLSYYRYEVQALPEGANFFATIDKFQPDLILLDLKLPDIDGYSLLEKIQQETNLSCIPVFVVSAFAFKSDQERAMKLGARRYFVKPVNLTELILAIEEELACKRI